The Campylobacter sp. RM10537 genome has a segment encoding these proteins:
- a CDS encoding JlpA family lipoprotein adhesin — protein MKKNLMLGASLALFVACSDNSLDQSIVKKYENTLNTQIKEEQNLTKDFFKFNDFKCQSDGNSIKCMSPNLEVFDPNHKKIFEIENIEYKSNEIYTGDKKELISFQELLNFLLSKNEKLQDEIILKNLKLSDEIIDQINKIHLNKNQKINDYLKELISNPFTISFKNLNSKKNDENYNYLFSFNVQGNNQLNFNLNINLDYKSKFLDILDSLGLKYDTNSLSIKNIDENNTSIDNFKSILPQIQENIIIHDAKLTLSLDTKEVFKDYIEMANSILKIAKDQSKDEKQTLIIDKALQALEKITQDPTYKLNIEVFFKDIPLSTYPQEQAKIIKKITINGIDFTDLTMMFNNSIYGLPY, from the coding sequence ATGAAAAAAAATCTCATGCTTGGTGCAAGTTTAGCTTTATTTGTGGCATGTAGTGATAATTCACTAGATCAATCTATCGTAAAAAAATATGAAAATACCTTAAATACACAAATTAAAGAGGAACAAAATTTAACTAAAGACTTTTTTAAATTCAATGATTTTAAATGCCAAAGCGATGGCAATTCTATAAAGTGCATGAGCCCTAATTTAGAAGTTTTTGATCCTAATCATAAAAAAATATTTGAAATTGAAAATATAGAATATAAATCCAATGAAATTTATACAGGAGATAAAAAAGAACTTATTTCTTTTCAAGAATTATTAAATTTTTTACTTTCTAAAAATGAAAAATTACAAGATGAAATTATCTTAAAAAACTTAAAATTAAGCGATGAAATAATTGATCAAATAAACAAAATACATTTAAATAAAAATCAAAAAATAAATGATTATCTTAAAGAACTAATTTCCAATCCTTTTACAATATCATTTAAAAATTTAAATTCTAAAAAGAATGATGAAAATTATAATTATCTTTTCAGTTTTAATGTCCAAGGTAATAATCAACTCAATTTCAACCTTAATATTAATCTAGATTATAAATCTAAATTCTTAGATATATTGGATTCTCTAGGGCTTAAGTACGATACAAATTCGCTTTCAATTAAAAATATTGATGAAAATAACACAAGTATTGATAATTTTAAATCTATACTTCCTCAAATACAAGAAAATATTATTATTCACGATGCAAAACTCACGTTGTCTTTGGATACAAAAGAAGTTTTTAAAGACTATATTGAAATGGCTAATTCTATACTTAAAATAGCCAAAGATCAAAGTAAAGATGAAAAACAAACTTTAATAATTGACAAAGCTTTGCAAGCACTCGAAAAAATTACTCAAGATCCAACTTATAAACTTAATATAGAAGTATTTTTTAAAGATATTCCTTTAAGCACATATCCTCAAGAACAAGCAAAGATTATAAAAAAAATAACTATCAATGGAATAGACTTTACTGACTTAACAATGATGTTTAATAATTCTATTTATGGATTACCATATTAA
- a CDS encoding YaaA family protein, protein MKILFSPSEGKDENCTQKPINENSFIFKELFAYRMQALDKYEKYIQDCNLEDLKELFGIKNESEINKFKHDLRKASTQSAITLYNGVSYEYLKFNSLNLESQNYILENTLIFSNLFGVVKASDTLPFYKFKQGKKLGNFNIEKFYKEYFSNALDEYLKNEEILDLRAGFYDKFYIPKKKFFTYKFIKNGKVVSHFAKAYRGILLALCANIKAKKNQEVLDNLPSNLKLKEIQIKGLKEEIILEISDSI, encoded by the coding sequence ATGAAAATTTTATTTTCTCCGAGTGAAGGAAAAGATGAAAATTGTACGCAAAAACCGATTAATGAAAATTCATTCATATTTAAAGAATTATTTGCTTATAGAATGCAAGCTCTAGATAAATATGAAAAATATATTCAAGATTGCAATTTAGAGGATTTAAAAGAACTTTTTGGGATAAAAAATGAGAGTGAAATAAACAAATTCAAACACGATTTAAGAAAAGCTTCCACTCAAAGCGCCATAACACTTTATAATGGCGTGAGTTACGAATATCTGAAATTTAATTCTTTAAATCTTGAAAGCCAAAACTATATCTTAGAAAATACCCTTATATTTTCCAATCTTTTTGGAGTTGTAAAGGCTAGCGATACTCTTCCTTTTTACAAATTTAAACAAGGCAAAAAACTTGGAAATTTTAATATAGAAAAATTTTATAAAGAGTATTTTAGCAATGCTTTAGATGAGTATTTAAAAAATGAAGAAATTCTTGATTTAAGAGCAGGATTTTATGATAAATTTTACATTCCTAAAAAGAAATTTTTTACCTATAAATTTATAAAAAATGGAAAAGTAGTTAGTCATTTTGCAAAAGCTTATAGAGGAATTTTACTTGCTTTGTGTGCAAATATAAAAGCTAAAAAAAATCAAGAAGTATTAGATAATCTTCCATCAAACCTTAAGCTCAAAGAAATTCAAATTAAAGGCTTGAAAGAAGAAATTATACTTGAAATATCAGATTCTATTTGA